In the genome of Candidatus Thermokryptus mobilis, one region contains:
- the rlmD gene encoding 23S rRNA (uracil(1939)-C(5))-methyltransferase RlmD, with amino-acid sequence MFEKGSEIEVKIEKTVFEGKSIARVDGFVVFVRNVVPGDLVRVRITKVKKTYAEAEPLEILNGSELRVEPRCKFFGICGGCKWQNLDYKAQLEFKRDHVIESFTRIGGFKGIENVVLQTLPSDEIFFYRNKIEFSFSDQRWLLEDEIKSGVELEKNFALGFHLPDRYDKVLDIDECFLQSELSNEILNFTRDYFKSRKVSIYSTEKNSGYLRFLVIREGKNTGDVMVNLVTFEDSPEIMGDFSKEMISKFPNITTIVNNINTRRAQISTGEYERVYFGDGTITEKLGDYVFRISSNSFFQTNTKQAEKLYKKIIEFAKFNPDDVVYDFYSGTGTISIFISSYVREVVGLELVESAVEDAWRNAEINGVKNCKFISGDLRDKLYIDKSWMKEVGKPNIIIVDPPRSGMHPDVVRAIAKIQPKRIIYVSCNPTTQARDVKLLLEYNPNYEIELLQPVDMFPHTYHIENIAVLKTK; translated from the coding sequence ATGTTTGAAAAAGGAAGCGAAATAGAGGTTAAAATTGAGAAAACGGTCTTTGAAGGCAAGAGCATAGCAAGGGTTGATGGATTTGTGGTCTTCGTCAGAAATGTTGTCCCTGGGGATTTGGTAAGGGTGCGAATTACAAAGGTTAAAAAGACATATGCTGAGGCTGAACCTCTTGAGATATTAAATGGTTCGGAGTTGAGAGTTGAGCCGAGATGTAAATTCTTCGGAATATGTGGCGGGTGTAAGTGGCAAAATCTTGATTATAAAGCCCAGCTTGAATTTAAGCGCGACCATGTGATTGAAAGCTTTACAAGGATAGGTGGTTTCAAGGGGATTGAAAATGTAGTGCTTCAAACATTACCTTCGGATGAGATTTTCTTTTACAGGAATAAAATTGAATTTTCGTTTTCAGATCAAAGATGGTTACTTGAAGATGAAATTAAAAGTGGAGTTGAACTTGAAAAAAATTTTGCCCTTGGCTTTCATCTTCCAGATAGATACGATAAGGTTCTTGACATTGATGAATGTTTTTTACAGTCGGAGCTGAGCAATGAGATTTTGAACTTTACGAGGGATTATTTCAAATCAAGAAAAGTTTCAATTTATTCAACTGAAAAGAATTCTGGTTATTTGCGTTTTCTCGTTATAAGAGAGGGGAAAAACACCGGGGATGTGATGGTCAATCTTGTGACGTTTGAGGATTCGCCCGAGATTATGGGTGATTTTTCAAAAGAGATGATCTCAAAATTTCCGAATATTACAACCATTGTTAACAACATAAATACCAGAAGAGCGCAAATTTCAACAGGTGAATATGAGAGGGTTTATTTCGGGGACGGGACTATAACTGAAAAGCTTGGCGATTATGTCTTTCGCATATCTTCAAATTCTTTTTTCCAGACGAACACTAAGCAGGCGGAAAAACTTTACAAGAAGATAATTGAATTTGCAAAATTTAATCCCGATGATGTCGTTTATGATTTTTACTCTGGTACTGGGACGATTTCAATTTTTATCTCTTCTTATGTGAGGGAAGTTGTTGGGCTTGAACTTGTTGAAAGTGCTGTTGAGGACGCTTGGAGAAATGCCGAGATTAACGGCGTCAAAAATTGTAAATTTATATCGGGCGATTTAAGAGATAAGCTCTATATTGATAAATCTTGGATGAAGGAGGTTGGGAAACCAAACATTATAATAGTTGACCCACCAAGGTCTGGCATGCATCCGGATGTGGTCAGAGCGATAGCTAAAATTCAACCCAAGAGAATAATTTATGTCAGCTGTAATCCAACGACTCAAGCAAGGGATGTAAAATTGTTGCTTGAATATAACCCAAATTATGAAATAGAGTTGCTTCAACCTGTTGACATGTTCCCCCACACCTACCATATTGAGAACATAGCGGTATTAAAAACTAAATAA
- a CDS encoding RluA family pseudouridine synthase — protein sequence MLKVVNEFDELVKKHKVLKEVEIIVPNVEKRERIDKFLVNQIENASRSKIEKLIESGLVLVNGRTVKPSHKIAPGERIIVKIPKEPRPELLPEPIPLEIVYEDEYLLVVNKPAGMVTHPGHGNYTGTLVNALLYHCSSLSRVNVSGGEVRPGIVHRLDKDTSGLLVVAKDDETHRQLARQFFHKIVEREYWAIVWGHFNSNRGVIEAEVGRSRSDRTKFAVVRGGKPAVTEYEVIEKFGFLSLVKLRLKTGRTHQIRVHLAHIGHPVFGDPTYGGRRIAWGGIDRKKKLFVDELLKIMQRQALHAKTLGFIHPAKNEFMRFDSDLPEDMKKVLEILETQAKL from the coding sequence ATGTTGAAAGTGGTGAATGAATTTGATGAACTTGTAAAAAAGCATAAAGTTTTAAAGGAAGTTGAAATTATCGTCCCAAATGTTGAAAAGCGTGAGAGGATTGATAAATTTTTAGTGAACCAGATAGAGAACGCAAGCAGAAGCAAAATAGAGAAATTGATTGAATCAGGTCTTGTCCTTGTAAATGGAAGAACTGTAAAGCCAAGTCATAAAATTGCACCTGGTGAGAGGATAATCGTAAAGATACCAAAAGAGCCAAGACCTGAACTCCTTCCAGAGCCAATCCCGCTTGAAATAGTTTATGAAGACGAATATCTCCTTGTGGTTAATAAGCCTGCCGGTATGGTCACTCATCCAGGTCATGGTAATTACACTGGGACACTTGTCAATGCTTTGCTATATCATTGTTCAAGTTTATCGCGGGTAAATGTTTCTGGGGGTGAGGTTCGTCCTGGGATAGTTCATCGGCTTGATAAGGACACGAGCGGATTGCTTGTCGTCGCAAAAGATGATGAAACACACAGGCAACTTGCAAGGCAGTTTTTTCACAAAATAGTTGAAAGGGAATATTGGGCGATAGTTTGGGGGCATTTTAACTCAAATAGAGGTGTGATTGAAGCAGAAGTTGGAAGAAGCCGAAGTGACAGGACAAAATTTGCTGTGGTTCGCGGTGGAAAGCCAGCTGTTACGGAGTATGAAGTAATTGAAAAATTTGGTTTTTTATCCCTTGTGAAATTAAGGTTGAAAACGGGAAGAACGCATCAGATAAGAGTTCATCTCGCACATATCGGTCATCCTGTTTTCGGTGACCCTACTTATGGTGGAAGAAGGATTGCTTGGGGTGGAATTGATAGAAAGAAAAAATTATTCGTTGACGAGCTTCTTAAGATAATGCAAAGACAAGCACTGCACGCAAAAACGCTTGGATTTATTCATCCGGCAAAAAATGAATTTATGCGTTTTGATTCCGATCTTCCCGAGGATATGAAGAAAGTTCTTGAGATTTTGGAAACGCAAGCAAAATTATAG
- the lspA gene encoding signal peptidase II: MKILYVSILIVLIDQATKLLVRGFELPWLGIKVDGMRIGESKRLIGDFVRITYTENPGMAFGINLGNKFYLTFLAILAVIVVFAYLYRVRNDSFLIRLSLGMIIGGAIGNLIDRIFYGVIFNYGKIFHGRVVDFIDVDFFDMNIFGYHIDRWPIFNIADASVTVGVLILLFARQKKELTDKETNPEIGLKNVESGE, encoded by the coding sequence GTGAAAATCCTTTATGTATCAATTTTAATCGTTTTAATTGATCAAGCCACAAAACTTCTCGTCCGTGGTTTTGAATTACCCTGGCTTGGAATAAAAGTAGACGGTATGAGGATAGGTGAATCAAAGCGTCTTATAGGTGACTTCGTTCGGATAACTTACACAGAAAATCCCGGAATGGCTTTCGGGATAAATCTTGGAAATAAATTTTATCTGACTTTTCTCGCAATTCTTGCTGTGATAGTTGTCTTTGCCTATTTATACAGGGTGCGAAATGACAGTTTTTTAATCCGTTTATCTCTCGGTATGATAATCGGAGGTGCGATTGGGAATTTAATTGATAGGATTTTCTATGGTGTTATTTTCAACTATGGGAAAATTTTCCACGGACGGGTCGTTGATTTCATTGATGTTGATTTCTTTGATATGAACATTTTTGGGTATCACATTGATAGATGGCCGATTTTTAATATAGCGGATGCATCCGTGACAGTTGGGGTTTTAATTTTATTGTTTGCTCGCCAAAAGAAAGAGTTGACCGACAAGGAAACAAATCCCGAGATCGGTCTTAAAAATGTTGAAAGTGGTGAATGA